DNA sequence from the Hyalangium minutum genome:
GCCGACCGCGCCGCCCACTACGACGCTCAGGCGTCCATCAACCTCGCCGGCGCCCAGGCGTTGTACGAGCTCGGCGTTAGCGCGACGACCGCCCAGCTTGACGGCCAGGACACGGCGTCACTGCTCTTCGTGGGACTGGGCACGGGCGCGGAGCTGGTGCCCTATACCCGCTTCAACGTGCCGGGCTGGCGCTTCACGGGCGTGGATCCCTCCGACGCCATGCTTGCTGTCGCCCGTAAGCGCCTGGAGGACGAAGGGCTGCTCTCGCGCACGCACCTGCACGTGGGCGAGCTGCACACCCTGCCTCCCAGCCCTCCGTTCGACGGCGCGCAGATGATGGGAGTCCTCCACCATGTGGAGGGCGAGGAGGCCCGCCTCGAACTCCTGCGCGAGGTGACCCGGCGGCTCAAGCCCGGAGCGCCCCTCGTGCTGGGCTGCCGCGTCGGCATGGACCCCGAGCTGATGAACGTGGAGCTGCGGCGATGGCGAGCGTATGGAGTCCCTACGGACGAGCTGGAGCACCGGCGCCAGCGCTTCGCGATGATACGGCCCATCGAGTCTGATGCCGCCCTGTTCGCGATGTTCGCCCGGACCGGACTGGTGGCGCCGCGGACGCTCTTCGTCTCGCTGCAGTACAAGGTCTTCCTCGCGCGCTTCGAGCCTGGAGCCGCCGGCTGAGGACGGTCATCGCGCCGGCCTCTTCCGTTATTCGCCGGAGTGTCCTTCCTCTGGGAGCACGGCCAGTGGACAGTCAATGCGGCGAAGAGGCTACCGAGTTTTCACGGAGCTCGAACACTGCCTCGAGTACTCGGCCTTCGCCGTCGATGGAGCGGACGGGCTGTGCATGGTCGTCTATGCGCCAGCCGCCACCGGCCGATGCTCGGGTGATAAAGCTGCTTCTCTTAC
Encoded proteins:
- a CDS encoding class I SAM-dependent methyltransferase is translated as MAHEHPSHSVHHIVPGFGADRAAHYDAQASINLAGAQALYELGVSATTAQLDGQDTASLLFVGLGTGAELVPYTRFNVPGWRFTGVDPSDAMLAVARKRLEDEGLLSRTHLHVGELHTLPPSPPFDGAQMMGVLHHVEGEEARLELLREVTRRLKPGAPLVLGCRVGMDPELMNVELRRWRAYGVPTDELEHRRQRFAMIRPIESDAALFAMFARTGLVAPRTLFVSLQYKVFLARFEPGAAG